In Thermococcus chitonophagus, the genomic stretch TCGAGAAGTTACTCAGAGAAAGGCTTGCTATGGTCAAGCTTTCTCCTAAGGTTGCTGACATGTATCCTGTGGAACTCTCGGGTGGAATGAGGCAAAGAGCAACAATGGTCGTCTCCACACTATTAAACCCTGACCTCTTGATTGCTGATGAAGTAACTTCAGCATTGGACGTTACAACACAAAGAGTTGTCATTGAATTACTCCATTACTTCATGGAAGAGGGTATTGTAAAATCCATAATCTTCGTTACTCACGATCTAGCACTTTTGAAGCAGATTGCTGATACTGTAATGGTCATGTATGCTGGGAAGGTTGTGGAGATTGGTCCAATGGAAGAAGTGATTAATGACCCAGCCCACCCGTACACGCAAATGCTCCTAAACTCACTACCAAGGATGGGTGTTCACTACAAGAGGCAGAAGCTTCATGGAATCAGTGGTTACCCGATAAGTCTACTCAACCCGCCAAAGGGATGCAGGTTCTATACAAGGTGTCCATACGCCATGGATGTTTGTCCAGAGAAGGAGCCTAAGTTCGTGAGGGTTGGTGAGGATCATTATGCTGCATGCCACATGCTTGGGGGTGAGTGATTATGAATAACGGCAAGGAACTCGTTAAAGTAGAACACTTGACTAAAATCTTCACCTCTGGCCTTATTGGTGGTTTTGAAATTA encodes the following:
- a CDS encoding ABC transporter ATP-binding protein, with the protein product MSMLRVEDLRVYYSTPVGYVKAVDGVSFEVKEGEVFGVAGESGCGKSTLVHSLILRKPPMKHMGGKALFKGRDLMQLSREEARKIQYTELSIIPQYAMNALNPTKKIKDIVWDLAREHGYTDREEVEKLLRERLAMVKLSPKVADMYPVELSGGMRQRATMVVSTLLNPDLLIADEVTSALDVTTQRVVIELLHYFMEEGIVKSIIFVTHDLALLKQIADTVMVMYAGKVVEIGPMEEVINDPAHPYTQMLLNSLPRMGVHYKRQKLHGISGYPISLLNPPKGCRFYTRCPYAMDVCPEKEPKFVRVGEDHYAACHMLGGE